Proteins encoded in a region of the Mucilaginibacter sabulilitoris genome:
- a CDS encoding sugar ABC transporter ATP-binding protein: protein MSESITGSAFKPQEIILKMNGINKTFGIVPVLKNVELSVYKGEVLALMGENGAGKSTLMKILCGIHRATLGTISIDDEVVSIFSIVDAMNLGFVLIHQELNLLDNLNVAGNLFLGREPMNKFRLVDSHKLYQDAEKALDMVGLDIAPTTMISELSLAQQQLIEIAKALSQKAKILIMDEPTSSLTLKETEKLFETIRDLKAKGVTIIYISHRLNEIMEIADRAVVLKDGQNSGVLFKDEITHNNLVRLMVGRDIEKPNRAYNKKDDSSLKFTVTALRTERYPQHELTFDIHPGEILGISGLIGSGRTELAESIFGIRKIRSGNFSLGQQALKITSVGDAIESGIFLIPEDRKKHGIFTDLSLTENISLPDLKNYASFGFIDRDKEKNSAEKQMKMLNIKAASASSNLSNLSGGNQQKVAIGKWLNRTPALIIFDEPTRGVDVGAKNEIYEIMRSLSANGVMILVISSDLEEIINISDRLLVMHEGQITGELFPPDFNEEKIMLHAVGHVQQLNK, encoded by the coding sequence ATGTCAGAATCAATAACCGGGAGCGCGTTTAAGCCACAGGAAATAATATTAAAGATGAACGGTATTAATAAAACCTTTGGTATTGTGCCTGTATTAAAAAACGTTGAACTTTCGGTATATAAAGGAGAAGTTTTGGCGCTTATGGGCGAAAACGGCGCCGGAAAGTCTACCCTGATGAAAATACTTTGCGGTATCCATCGGGCAACTTTGGGTACAATATCAATTGATGATGAAGTTGTTTCCATTTTTTCCATAGTTGATGCGATGAACCTGGGCTTTGTACTCATTCATCAGGAACTTAACCTGCTTGATAATTTGAATGTTGCAGGCAATCTTTTCCTGGGCAGAGAGCCAATGAACAAGTTCAGGCTTGTAGATAGCCATAAACTTTATCAAGATGCTGAAAAAGCGCTTGATATGGTAGGCCTTGATATTGCCCCAACCACCATGATCAGCGAGCTTTCGCTTGCGCAGCAACAATTGATCGAAATAGCAAAAGCGCTTTCGCAAAAGGCCAAAATCCTTATTATGGATGAGCCTACTTCGAGCCTTACGCTTAAGGAAACAGAAAAACTATTTGAAACCATCCGTGATTTGAAGGCAAAAGGAGTAACCATTATTTATATCTCTCACCGGCTTAATGAAATAATGGAAATTGCTGATAGAGCCGTGGTTTTAAAAGACGGTCAGAACTCGGGTGTTTTGTTTAAAGATGAAATTACACACAATAACCTGGTTAGGCTGATGGTAGGCCGGGACATTGAAAAGCCAAACCGGGCGTACAATAAGAAAGACGATTCATCATTAAAATTTACAGTAACCGCATTGCGAACCGAACGATATCCACAGCATGAGCTTACGTTTGATATTCATCCCGGTGAAATCCTGGGTATATCGGGCCTCATTGGTTCCGGGCGAACTGAATTGGCAGAATCTATATTCGGTATCAGGAAAATCCGGTCAGGGAATTTTTCTTTGGGGCAACAAGCTCTAAAAATAACCAGCGTTGGGGATGCCATTGAAAGCGGTATTTTTTTAATACCCGAAGACCGCAAAAAGCATGGCATATTTACTGATCTCAGTCTGACTGAAAATATTTCTCTCCCCGACCTTAAAAACTATGCTTCTTTTGGATTTATTGACCGGGACAAAGAAAAAAACAGTGCCGAAAAGCAAATGAAAATGCTGAACATAAAAGCAGCCTCGGCCAGTTCAAATTTGTCGAACCTGAGTGGCGGTAATCAGCAAAAAGTGGCCATTGGTAAGTGGCTGAACCGAACTCCGGCACTCATTATTTTTGACGAACCAACCCGGGGCGTGGATGTGGGCGCAAAAAATGAAATATATGAAATTATGAGAAGCCTATCCGCAAACGGCGTAATGATTCTTGTAATTAGCTCAGACCTTGAGGAGATCATCAATATTAGTGACAGATTGCTGGTTATGCATGAAGGGCAAATCACAGGTGAATTATTTCCGCCTGACTTTAACGAAGAAAAGATAATGCTTCATGCAGTGGGGCATGTTCAACAATTAAACAAATGA